One part of the Trichoplusia ni isolate ovarian cell line Hi5 chromosome 2, tn1, whole genome shotgun sequence genome encodes these proteins:
- the LOC113508477 gene encoding monocarboxylate transporter 9: MTVEKSKGPEPTKPPATKKVAPDGGWAWMVCLGVSLVNFSTRSLEPSFGLLFKDLLDDLGVHTTGASVIASTLDSVVNFSGFFVGPVIKTFSYRKVCFVGSTICALGLLFTAPAASMGHIIATYSILGGFGVGLASSSSFVSLNHYFSKKRGQAVGLSMAGTGFGLMVMPQLVKLLLGEYGFRWTVVILGALAFHAVLGSCLLQPIKRHLIDVPVDCEMQTVKEMECILESDEENEDKFEINPLVAHPLPKITKQRSHTNMNHPSVRTIGLPRAKTCDKPLQEFEKFEKNNRLYPGLTTAASVAAMPRVTSSGSMSEAARKRKVSVISNISNMDFTGSYLQLYLDTVDDDAIQMKPIKKAEPEEKKKGFFRKFIALMDLDLLKDWSFLNLLLGLSLFWSGELQFRMLTPFFIRSLGYNMNDTAFCLSMTAITDILVRLILPPIFDRTTISKKMIFFISSFFLAATRSVLAEQSEWVPLMIWLSICGFFRGMCLSNFTLTISEYCPLEKLPAAFGLHMVSKGVFVVCIGPIIGYVRDYTGSFAICIHVQNALIMSCVLVWGIEYALAFTRRRKVVQI; the protein is encoded by the exons TTTTCGACGCGTTCTCTGGAACCGTCGTTCGGACTGCTGTTCAAAGATCTCCTTGATGACCTCGGCGTCCACACCACGGGAGCTTCAGTCATCGCCAGTACCCTGGACTCGGTGGTCAACTTCTCTGGTTTCTTCGTGGGACCTGTGATAAAGACCTTCTCTTATCGGAAGGTCTGCTTCGTGGGGTCAACGATATGTGCCCTGGGTTTGCTGTTCACCGCACCGGCCGCCAGTATGGGTCATATTATAGCTACGTACAGTATTTTGGGAG GTTTCGGAGTAGGTCTCGCTTCATCATCGTCCTTCGTATCGCTAAACCACTACTTCTCTAAGAAGCGGGGGCAAGCTGTCGGTCTGTCCATGGCTGGTACCGGCTTCGGGCTCATGGTGATGCCGCAACTAGTCAAGCTGTTACTAGGGGAGTACGGGTTCCGATGGACCGTCGTGATTCTGGGCGCTCTGGCCTTCCACGCGGTGCTAGGGTCCTGTCTTCTCCAGCCAATTAAGAGGCATCTTATAGACGTGCCTGTCGACTGTGAAATGCAGACTGTAAAG GAAATGGAATGCATACTAGAAAGCGACGAAGAAAACGAAGACAAATTTGAAATCAATCCTTTAGTTGCACATCCGTTGCCAAAGATAACAAAGCAGCGATCCCACACCAACATGAACCATCCATCAGTCAGAACCATCGGGCTACCAAGAGCCAAGACGTGTGACAAGCCTTTACAAGAGTTTGAGAAATTTGAGAAGAACAATAGGTTGTATCCTGGTTTGACGACAGCGGCGTCTGTTGCTGCGATGCCGAGAGTGACATCTAGCGGCAGTATGAGTGAAGCTGCAAGGAAAAGAAAAGTGTCcgttatttcaaatatttcgaaTATGGATTTCACGGGCAGTTACTTGCAGTTGTATCTTGAT ACGGTGGATGACGACGCGATACAAATGAAGCCAATCAAAAAAGCCGAACcagaagaaaagaagaaaggCTTCTTTAGAAAATTTATAGCACTAATGGACTTAGATTTACTTAAAGACTGGTCGTTTTTGAACCTTTTACTAGGGCTCTCTCTCTTTTGGAGCGGTGAGCTGCAATTTAGGATGTTGACTCCTTTCTTTATAAGAAGTTTGGGCTACAATATGAATGACACGGCGTTTTGCCTTTCCATGACTGCTATTACTGATATTTTGGTGCGGTTGATACTGCCGCCCATATTCGACAGAACGACTATATCTAAGAAAATGATATTCTTCATTTCATCTTTCTTTTTAGCAGCTACGAGGTCTG TATTAGCAGAGCAATCGGAGTGGGTGCCACTAATGATCTGGCTGTCTATCTGCGGGTTCTTCCGAGGCATGTGCCTCAGTAACTTCACGCTCACCATCTCGGAGTACTGTCCCCTGGAGAAGCTGCCCGCCGCCTTCGGGCTACACATGGTCAGCAAGGGTGTCTTCGTTGTGTGTATTGGACCTATTATTG GTTATGTGAGAGACTACACAGGAAGCTTTGCTATCTGCATCCACGTCCAGAACGCTCTCATCATGTCTTGTGTTCTCGTCTGGGGCATAGAGTACGCCCTCGCCTTCACCCGCCGCAGGAAAGTCGTTCAAATATAA